A stretch of Aureispira sp. CCB-E DNA encodes these proteins:
- a CDS encoding TolC family protein, producing MRRQILFLFFLLATVQVNAQDNDKWSLEKCINYAIQNSLQVQQATLNQSQAQLTKKQAVWAQAPNISAGYRNGVNIGNTVNPTNNELITIPNFNSGLSLNINGVIFQGLQIRNTIKQSKVDLEAAGKDVEQAKNDVALSVAQSYLAILLAEESKGVFEEQAKVTKAQYEQTIKLIEGGVLAENSKYDLEAQMARDEENIVIAQNNIDLAYVNLKVLMNVDVAKNIAIEIVGDLDVDETLEEATLEEVYEDAINSQPNILASKLREKSALLNVSIAKGALWPTVSYYAGFGSNYSTAYKNPVTKESIPYFVQLGITASANAGINISIPIFQGLRTRIGIQRAELGIKIAELATTQLEATLKSNIERALTDVRAAKKRLAVSRKSVTATRLSVENTRKRYELGVVNSFELTSVQNTLIASESSVLQAKYDYLFKLKILDYYRGRAITIKQ from the coding sequence AAATGCTCAAGACAATGACAAATGGTCATTGGAAAAATGTATCAACTATGCCATTCAAAATAGTTTGCAAGTTCAACAAGCAACTTTAAATCAAAGTCAAGCACAATTGACAAAAAAACAAGCAGTTTGGGCACAAGCTCCCAATATTAGTGCAGGATATCGAAACGGTGTTAATATAGGAAATACGGTCAACCCGACCAATAATGAGTTGATTACAATACCCAACTTCAACTCGGGCTTATCCCTTAATATAAATGGAGTAATTTTCCAAGGACTTCAAATTAGAAATACCATCAAACAAAGTAAGGTAGACTTGGAAGCTGCAGGAAAAGATGTAGAACAAGCCAAAAATGATGTGGCCTTATCGGTTGCTCAATCTTATTTGGCAATTCTGCTAGCGGAAGAAAGCAAAGGTGTTTTTGAAGAGCAAGCCAAAGTAACCAAAGCCCAATATGAGCAAACCATCAAATTAATAGAAGGTGGTGTTTTGGCCGAAAATAGCAAATATGATTTGGAGGCACAGATGGCAAGAGACGAAGAAAATATTGTTATTGCCCAGAATAATATAGATTTGGCGTATGTCAATTTGAAAGTATTGATGAACGTAGATGTTGCAAAAAATATTGCGATAGAAATAGTTGGTGATTTGGATGTGGATGAAACCTTGGAAGAAGCTACCTTGGAAGAGGTTTACGAAGATGCCATTAACAGTCAACCTAATATTTTGGCTTCTAAATTGAGAGAAAAAAGTGCTCTGCTTAATGTGAGTATTGCCAAAGGCGCTTTGTGGCCAACCGTATCTTACTATGCAGGTTTTGGCAGCAATTACTCTACAGCATACAAAAATCCAGTAACAAAAGAGAGTATACCTTATTTTGTTCAATTGGGAATAACGGCCTCAGCGAATGCAGGAATCAATATCTCTATACCTATTTTTCAAGGACTAAGAACTAGAATCGGCATTCAAAGAGCAGAATTAGGAATTAAAATTGCAGAATTGGCAACCACACAATTAGAAGCAACTCTAAAATCTAATATAGAACGTGCGCTAACAGATGTTAGGGCAGCAAAAAAACGATTGGCTGTATCAAGAAAGAGTGTTACAGCTACCCGTTTGTCAGTAGAAAATACGCGCAAACGATATGAGTTGGGAGTTGTGAACTCTTTTGAGTTGACAAGTGTTCAAAATACATTGATTGCTTCAGAATCTAGTGTGCTGCAAGCCAAATATGATTACCTCTTTAAGTTGAAGATTTTAGATTACTATAGAGGTCGAGCAATTACAATTAAACAATAG
- a CDS encoding efflux RND transporter periplasmic adaptor subunit produces MTTKRKSKKGWYILLILIVIVAAATYYRMKNSKDEVEKVAVEAAQKRTIVETVYSSGKLFPATELEITSNVSGTIIELYVEEGDLVKKGQLLAKVDPEALVSIVERAEAATDGSKAQLEAAKAQKKQLEAQFENTRIIYERNKQLYQEGVISKAEFEAAEATFNTSKANIEAAVQNILAAEFSVKSAEATVKEQKKNLSQTRIYAPINGVVSTLYKKQGEQVVGTAQMAGTPILKIANLKTVEVRVDVNERDILNTAIGDSADVELDAYPDRKFLGVVTQIANTATGLNALTSTAQLTSDQVTNFEVRILMLEDSYKDLDTQSDRSPFRAGLSASAEIKTNTATNILSVPVAAVTAREEEEETVLPNSTPKEEEKIKEYVFVQTGDSVTMRQVTTGIQNDNFIEIKSGLKEGEVLVKAPYDAISKTLEDGTKIEVVEEKELYKKSSQ; encoded by the coding sequence ATGACAACAAAAAGAAAGAGCAAGAAAGGCTGGTATATTTTATTAATACTAATTGTTATAGTTGCAGCCGCTACTTATTATAGAATGAAAAATTCAAAAGATGAAGTAGAAAAAGTAGCTGTCGAAGCCGCTCAAAAGCGGACAATTGTAGAAACTGTTTATTCTAGCGGTAAGCTTTTTCCTGCTACAGAGTTAGAAATAACATCCAATGTCTCTGGAACAATCATTGAATTATATGTAGAAGAAGGGGATTTGGTGAAAAAAGGGCAATTGCTGGCAAAAGTAGACCCAGAAGCACTGGTTTCTATTGTCGAACGAGCTGAGGCTGCTACTGATGGTTCTAAAGCTCAATTGGAAGCAGCAAAAGCTCAAAAGAAACAGTTAGAAGCGCAATTTGAGAATACTCGGATTATTTATGAACGCAATAAACAGTTGTACCAAGAAGGGGTTATTTCTAAAGCAGAATTTGAAGCCGCAGAAGCAACATTCAATACCTCAAAAGCGAATATAGAAGCAGCCGTGCAAAATATTTTGGCTGCGGAATTCTCCGTTAAAAGCGCAGAAGCTACGGTAAAAGAGCAAAAGAAAAATTTGTCACAAACTAGAATTTATGCGCCAATCAATGGTGTCGTATCTACATTGTACAAAAAGCAAGGGGAGCAAGTAGTTGGAACTGCTCAAATGGCAGGAACTCCTATTCTTAAAATTGCAAACTTAAAAACAGTAGAAGTACGTGTAGATGTCAATGAACGGGACATCCTAAATACAGCAATTGGTGATAGTGCTGATGTTGAATTGGATGCTTATCCTGATCGCAAATTTTTGGGGGTGGTCACACAAATAGCCAATACTGCTACGGGGTTAAATGCATTGACTTCTACAGCTCAACTAACATCTGATCAGGTAACTAATTTTGAAGTGCGTATTTTGATGTTAGAAGATTCTTATAAGGATTTGGATACACAATCAGATCGCTCGCCATTTAGAGCAGGTTTGTCGGCATCAGCAGAAATAAAAACAAACACAGCAACTAATATTCTATCGGTTCCTGTTGCTGCTGTAACAGCTAGAGAAGAAGAGGAAGAAACTGTACTTCCTAATTCAACCCCAAAAGAGGAAGAGAAAATTAAAGAGTACGTCTTTGTTCAAACGGGAGATTCGGTTACCATGCGTCAAGTAACTACTGGTATTCAAAACGACAACTTTATAGAAATTAAATCTGGTTTAAAGGAAGGCGAAGTTTTGGTAAAAGCTCCCTACGATGCGATTTCTAAGACTTTAGAGGACGGTACCAAAATAGAAGTAGTAGAAGAAAAAGAGTTGTATAAAAAAAGTAGCCAATAG